The Fusarium oxysporum f. sp. lycopersici 4287 chromosome 1, whole genome shotgun sequence DNA segment AGAGCAAGGTAGGTACCTGAACCTCATAGCCACACATATGTGGCGCTATGGAGTAGAAAAAACTAGCGCCACACGCAGCTGCCAGCCTTTACACGCTTCCATCGCAAAAGATATCCCAGcttatcatcatcatcaacatccccaGCGGTCATCCAGGTACTTTTGAGTCGCAAACACAGCCGTACATACATCATGGAGACACCAGAAGTGTCTCAAGATGCTCTTCGACTCAATGCCCTCGCCGCACAAAATGCGAACGTCTCGAGAACAGTCTACGCCCATGCATCCGAGCGATCGGCCACAAAGCGCCAGAAGCTAGACGACGCGTCCGAGGACCCCATCATCAAGAGACGGTTCCGTAACGAATACTCAGATGTCGAGACTTTACCGCCATCAATTACTGCGAAGCTTCCAACGAAACAGCCTGGGAAGAAGGCTTCTAAGGCTGGTGTGCCTGCTCGCCCAGCCATGAAACTCCTTGAGGGTGCGCCTAGTTCAGGCAAGGCATCTACTCCTGCTGCCAGGGACGAAAGTACACCACAGAACATGAGTCTTACTACAAGAGGAGTGCAAGGCcttcagcagcagaagcCAGAATGGCACGCGCCATGGAAGTTAATGAGGGTCATCTCTGGTCATCTCGGTTGGGTGCGTAGTCTGGCTGTTGAACCTGGCAACAAATGGTTTGCAAGCGGCGCAGGAGATCGAACTATCAAGATTTGGGACTTGGCCACGGGCTCGCTGAGGTTGACTCTTACTGGACATATCAGTACTGTGCGCGGCCTTGCGGTATCCCCTCGTCATCCTTATCTCTTCTCTTGTGGCGAAGACAAGATGGTCAAGTGCTGGGATCTCGAGACTAACAAAGTTATCCGTCACTACCACGGACATCTCAGTGGTGTCTATACTCTTGCCCTACATCCTACCCTCGATGTTCTGGTCACTGGTGGTCGCGATGGCGTCGCCCGTGTCTGGGATATGCGGACCAGAAGTAACATTCACGTCCTGTCTGGCCACACCCAGACGGTTTCCGATCTCGTTTGTCAAGAGGCTGACCCTCAAGTTATCACCGGATCTTTGGACTCGACAGTGCGACTCTGGGATCTCGCAGCTGGCAAGACCATGGGTGTACTAACTCATCACAAGAAGGGTGTTCGTGCTCTAGCAACACACCCATCAGAGTTCACATTTGCTAGTGGTAGCACAGGGAGTGTCAAGCAATGGAAGTGTCCTGAAGGTGCTTTCATGCAGAACTTCGAGGGCCACAATGCTATTATTAACACGATGAGTGTTAACGAGCAAAATGTCTTCTTTACAGGAGGTAAGTGATACGATTCAATCTTCCTCGCCACATGTGTCTAATTTGAACTGTAGGCGATAATGGCTCCATGAGCTTTTGGGATTGGAAGACTGGTCACCGATTCCAATCTCTTGACACCACAGCTCAACCCGGCTCTCTTGATGCCGAGGCAGGTATCATGAGTTCAACGTTCGATCGCTCTGGCCTACGTCTGATCTGTGGTGAAGCTGATAAAACAAGTAAGTCTCGATCTCGCCTTGGCATGCTCGTCTTTGCCTTGCTAATGCATCTATCCATAGTCAAAATCTGGAAGCAAGATGAAACAGCAACAGAAGAGTCGCACCCCCTCGAATGG contains these protein-coding regions:
- a CDS encoding pre-mRNA-splicing factor prp46 (At least one base has a quality score < 10) encodes the protein METPEVSQDALRLNALAAQNANVSRTVYAHASERSATKRQKLDDASEDPIIKRRFRNEYSDVETLPPSITAKLPTKQPGKKASKAGVPARPAMKLLEGAPSSGKASTPAARDESTPQNMSLTTRGVQGLQQQKPEWHAPWKLMRVISGHLGWVRSLAVEPGNKWFASGAGDRTIKIWDLATGSLRLTLTGHISTVRGLAVSPRHPYLFSCGEDKMVKCWDLETNKVIRHYHGHLSGVYTLALHPTLDVLVTGGRDGVARVWDMRTRSNIHVLSGHTQTVSDLVCQEADPQVITGSLDSTVRLWDLAAGKTMGVLTHHKKGVRALATHPSEFTFASGSTGSVKQWKCPEGAFMQNFEGHNAIINTMSVNEQNVFFTGGDNGSMSFWDWKTGHRFQSLDTTAQPGSLDAEAGIMSSTFDRSGLRLICGEADKTIKIWKQDETATEESHPLEWKPTLARRKF